In Arachis stenosperma cultivar V10309 chromosome 1, arast.V10309.gnm1.PFL2, whole genome shotgun sequence, one DNA window encodes the following:
- the LOC130945114 gene encoding uncharacterized protein LOC130945114, with amino-acid sequence MNARDATLFATATLFGAVTSALALRFFYRSRNHPQTQNGTISNHRHSRGDPYDPSKRKQYLSWDDYFMAIAFLSAERSKDPNRQVGACLVSQDDIILGIGYNGFPRGCSDDKLPWAKKSRSGNPLETKYPYVCHAEVNAILNTNHASAAGQRLYVTMFPCNECAKIIIQSGVSEVVYFVEKLESSDIAYTASHKLLSLAGVKVRKHQPLMNEIHLKFEER; translated from the exons ATGAACGCTCGCGACGCTACTCTTTTCGCCACCGCAACCCTCTTTGGCGCCGTTACCTCTGCACTTGCTCTCCGCTTCTTCTACCGCTCCCGAAACCATCCCCAAACCCAAAACGGAACCATTTCCAATCACCGCCATTCACGTGGTGACCCTTACGATCCTTCCAAGCGCAAACA gTACTTGTCGTGGGATGATTATTTCATGGCGATTGCGTTTTTGTCTGCTGAAAGATCCAAGGACCCTAACAGGCAG GTAGGGGCATGCTTGGTGAGTCAGGATGACATAATTCTTG GCATTGGCTATAATGGATTCCCAAGAGGATGTTCCGATGACAAGCTACCATGGGCAAAG AAATCCAGGAGTGGGAATCCTTTAGAGACAAAATACCC ATATGTTTGTCATGCGGAAGTAAATGCTATTCTTAACACAAATCACGCCTCTGCTGCTGGACAA CGGCTTTATGTGACCATGTTTCCCTGCAATGAATGTGCAAAGATCATAATCCAG TCAGGAGTTTCTGAAGTGGTTTATTTTGTGGAGAAGTTAGAAAGTTCTGATATTGCATATACTGCTTCTCACAAGCTACTGTCATTGGCTGGTGTTAAG GTCAGGAAGCATCAACCACTTATGAACGAAATTCATCTTAAGTTTGAGGAACGCTAG